A genomic segment from Malus domestica chromosome 05, GDT2T_hap1 encodes:
- the LOC139196272 gene encoding uncharacterized mitochondrial protein AtMg00810-like yields the protein MFVRSRQGNLLVLLIYVDDVILAGNNLEDIENMKLFLANQFKLKDLGQLKYFLGIEVARSRYGISLSQRKYAFEILDDAGFLGVKPSRFPMEQNLSLTQSNRRLLDDASTYRRMVGRLIYLTITRPDLTYAVHVLSQFMDKPRLGTLQRHKEINHEILHFTWASTGFLED from the exons ATGTTCGTCCGAAGTCGTCAAGGCAACCTCCTGGTATTActcatatatgttgatgatgtcaTATTGGCAGGGAACAATTTGGAGGATATAGAGaacatgaaattattcttaGCCAACCAATTCAAGCTTAAGGATTTGGGACAGCTGAAGTATTTCCTTGGCATCGAAGTTGCCAGGTCACGGTATGGAATCAGTTTGTCGCAACGTAAATATGCCTTCGAGATTTTGGATGATGCTGGATTCTTAGGGGTCAAACCTTCTCGGTTCCCTATGGAACAAAATTTATCGCTCACACAATCCAATAGAAGGTTATTAGATGATGCTTCGACATACAGAAGAATGGTTGGAAGATTGATATATTTGACCATAACTAGGCCGGACCTGACTTACGCCGTGCATGTGCTAAGCCAGTTTATGGACAAGCCACG attgggcacgTTGCAAAGACACAAGGAGATCAATCACGAGATATTGCATTTTACTTGGGCAAGCACCGGTTTCTTGGAAGACTAA
- the LOC103427867 gene encoding transcription factor bHLH61-like has translation MRAMVSGLRKRVALRRKLQILRSLTKTKSVKRTSIVVDALPHIYMLKLKLEEVHREYSHLMAIKTDYINLIKHLQVREEVKVEKIEKGFHVRVKCEKAKATLVSVLEVFEEMGLNVVQARVSCNNNFSMEAIAVVADHQNQEKLDVIVVTQTILRATKINQDGKETHE, from the exons ATGAGAGCAATGGTCTCCGGGCTGCGGAAGAGAGTAGCATTGCGCCGAAAGCTTCAAATTCTAAGGAGCCTTACCAAGACAAAATCC GTCAAGAGGACCTCCATAGTCGTGGATGCTTTACCCCACATTTATATGCTGAAACTCAAGCTTGAAGAAGTCCACAGAGAGTACTCGCATCTCATGGCTATCAAGACAGATTACATAAACCTAATCAAACATCTTCAAGTCCgcgag GAAGTGAAGGTAGAGAAGATTGAGAAAGGGTTTCATGTGAGAGTGAAGTGTGAGAAAGCAAAGGCCACTCTGGTTTCAGTTTTGGAGGTATTTGAAGAAATGGGTCTCAATGTTGTGCAAGCTAGAGTTTCATGCAACAACAATTTTTCTATGGAAGCCATTGCAGTTGTAGCTGATCACCAAAACCAAGAAAAGCTGGATGTGATAGTTGTGACACAGACAATACTTAGGGCCACCAAGATTAATCAAGATGGAAAGGAGACGCATGAATGA